Genomic DNA from Chromatiales bacterium:
CATCAGGCGCTTGTGGGTACGGATCTCGTACTGGTCCCGGGCGTCCTTGTTGACGTGCGGGGAGATCAGCACCGTGTAGCGCTCCTTCTTGGTCGGCAGCGGGATCGGGCCCTTGACGCGGGCACCGGTCCGTTTGGCCGTCTCGACGATCTCGGCGGCCGAGCGATCGATCAGGCGATGATCGAAGGCCTTGA
This window encodes:
- the rpsJ gene encoding 30S ribosomal protein S10 yields the protein MATKTQTIRIRLKAFDHRLIDRSAAEIVETAKRTGARVKGPIPLPTKKERYTVLISPHVNKDARDQYEIRTHKRLMDIVDPTDKTVDALMKLDLAAGVDVQIKLN